A genomic segment from Peribacillus sp. ACCC06369 encodes:
- a CDS encoding PqqD family protein, which yields MLRKRQSKKRNLLTMVPLLERRVTMEQESPEATFLVIQRTNFVERITIRFFKQPSVRKIKLDKFGAFAIKQMEFQSNVNQISEAMSEHFGEEAEPALPRLMKFLEILEVHDWIIWDEEEK from the coding sequence ATGCTTCGTAAACGCCAATCAAAAAAGAGGAACCTGTTAACTATGGTTCCTCTTTTGGAAAGACGCGTCACTATGGAACAAGAATCCCCGGAAGCAACTTTTTTAGTCATTCAACGGACCAATTTCGTGGAACGAATTACGATTCGTTTCTTTAAACAACCATCAGTCCGGAAAATCAAGCTTGATAAGTTTGGCGCATTTGCCATTAAACAAATGGAGTTCCAAAGCAATGTCAATCAGATTTCTGAAGCGATGAGTGAACACTTTGGTGAGGAAGCGGAACCAGCCTTGCCGCGATTGATGAAATTTCTGGAAATCCTTGAGGTTCATGACTGGATCATATGGGATGAAGAAGAAAAATGA
- a CDS encoding oligopeptide transporter, OPT family yields the protein MSNNSKESKFVPYVSASKSLPELTATAIILGIILAIVFGAANAYLGLLIGLTVSASIPAAVISMAILRGVFRRDSILENNIVQTMTTAGEAIGAGAVFTIPALFMWDMDVSQAFIIFVVLTGGFLGVFMMVPLRQLLIVREHETLPYPEGTACAEVLKSGEKGGTSAKLIGAGLVIGGVVKGLGDGFKLFKTEVETGITNFKNAVVGLDAFPSLLGVGYIIGPRVAGQMLGGGLLAWVVLIPAISFFGGSNGTAIFPSDVPIGELDAWGIWDNYIRYIGAGAVATGGLITLIKTLPILFSSVIDTLKGVKANKGQLKSGSIRTEKDIPAKYVWLGTIIVILIIAFTPITDVGIIGAIAIAIFGFLFVTVASRVVGIVGSSSSPVSGMTIATLLIVAIVYKATGFTGTTGMVAALTVAAIICTALAVSGDVSQDLKTGYIVGGTPWKQQVAMMIGVVASASVIGFILVLMDNAYTMGSAELPAPKAALMKILAEGVLGGDLPWTLIFIGAAIAITLEFFGLNSLVVAVGIYLPVHTSAPIMIGGFIRFFVEFFSKTKEALKARVDRGVLFASGLIAGESLIGVLIAILIAAGVQVPAAAKLASNLIPFLLFLALAGLLWFVSSKGKKEDAS from the coding sequence TTGTCGAACAATTCAAAAGAGAGTAAATTCGTTCCGTACGTCTCTGCATCTAAATCTCTACCAGAATTAACTGCAACTGCAATAATTTTAGGGATCATTCTTGCAATCGTATTTGGGGCGGCAAATGCATACTTAGGCTTACTTATTGGGTTGACTGTCTCTGCTTCGATACCCGCAGCGGTAATTTCAATGGCTATCTTAAGAGGGGTTTTTCGCAGGGATTCAATATTAGAAAACAATATTGTGCAAACGATGACCACGGCAGGTGAGGCTATTGGTGCCGGTGCTGTATTTACCATTCCAGCATTATTCATGTGGGACATGGACGTGAGTCAAGCATTCATCATTTTCGTTGTATTAACTGGGGGATTTTTAGGGGTCTTCATGATGGTTCCCCTTCGCCAGCTTTTGATTGTAAGGGAACATGAAACATTACCTTATCCTGAAGGTACGGCATGTGCCGAGGTCCTGAAGTCAGGAGAAAAGGGTGGTACAAGCGCGAAATTAATCGGAGCCGGTTTGGTTATCGGCGGTGTGGTTAAAGGGCTTGGTGATGGGTTCAAGCTCTTCAAGACAGAGGTTGAAACAGGAATCACGAATTTTAAAAATGCAGTGGTTGGTCTTGATGCCTTTCCTTCCCTTTTGGGTGTAGGTTATATTATTGGACCGCGTGTTGCAGGACAAATGCTAGGTGGGGGGTTATTAGCCTGGGTCGTTCTAATACCGGCCATCAGCTTTTTTGGCGGCAGCAATGGGACAGCCATTTTCCCTTCTGATGTACCGATCGGTGAATTGGATGCATGGGGAATTTGGGATAATTATATACGTTATATTGGTGCTGGTGCCGTTGCAACTGGCGGATTGATCACATTGATCAAAACATTACCTATACTTTTCAGTTCAGTTATTGATACTCTTAAAGGCGTAAAAGCCAATAAAGGGCAACTTAAATCAGGTTCAATCCGTACTGAAAAAGACATACCGGCTAAATATGTTTGGCTGGGAACGATCATTGTTATTTTAATCATTGCTTTCACACCAATAACTGATGTTGGTATCATTGGTGCGATTGCAATTGCGATTTTTGGATTTTTATTCGTGACGGTGGCTTCAAGGGTTGTTGGAATCGTCGGAAGTTCTTCTTCCCCGGTTTCTGGAATGACGATAGCCACACTATTGATTGTAGCAATTGTCTATAAAGCTACTGGTTTTACTGGTACGACAGGAATGGTAGCCGCTTTAACCGTTGCTGCGATTATTTGTACAGCACTTGCGGTTTCAGGTGATGTTTCTCAAGATTTAAAAACAGGATATATCGTGGGCGGTACACCATGGAAACAACAAGTTGCCATGATGATTGGTGTCGTTGCGTCTGCTTCTGTCATTGGTTTTATCCTGGTTCTAATGGATAACGCTTATACGATGGGATCTGCAGAACTACCTGCACCTAAAGCGGCACTAATGAAAATACTTGCTGAAGGTGTTCTTGGGGGAGATTTACCTTGGACCCTTATCTTTATCGGTGCGGCTATTGCCATAACATTAGAGTTTTTCGGTCTGAATTCACTTGTTGTTGCAGTCGGCATATACTTGCCGGTTCATACTAGTGCCCCAATCATGATCGGTGGATTTATCCGTTTCTTCGTTGAATTCTTCTCGAAAACAAAAGAAGCGCTTAAAGCACGTGTTGATAGAGGTGTATTATTTGCATCTGGTTTAATAGCAGGTGAATCATTGATTGGTGTACTTATTGCCATATTGATTGCAGCAGGTGTCCAAGTACCGGCTGCGGCTAAATTAGCCAGCAATTTGATACCTTTCTTACTATTCCTTGCTCTAGCTGGATTGCTTTGGTTCGTATCTAGCAAAGGGAAAAAAGAAGATGCTTCGTAA
- a CDS encoding methyltransferase domain-containing protein: MEDTNYDEMLNIKTEGEQKKFNDSLHYHRYEPTPYNALEHLFKKYPLKRNDRIVDFGCGKGRLNFFIHHLYQSSVVGVEMNENFYKEAIENLNGYMKKRKNNYGNIEFQCCLAEEYDIDPKDNRFYFFNPFSVQIFMKIINNILLSFEKEPRQIELILFYPSQDYIFFLENQTAFEMKDEVMLPGLTESNPFEKFVIYQLLN; the protein is encoded by the coding sequence ATGGAAGACACGAATTATGATGAAATGCTGAACATCAAAACGGAAGGTGAACAAAAAAAATTCAATGATTCTTTGCATTATCACCGATACGAGCCTACGCCATATAACGCATTAGAACATTTATTCAAAAAATATCCACTGAAACGAAATGATCGCATTGTGGATTTTGGATGCGGTAAAGGACGGTTGAATTTTTTTATCCATCACTTATATCAATCATCTGTGGTTGGCGTGGAGATGAATGAAAATTTCTACAAAGAAGCGATCGAGAATCTGAATGGCTACATGAAAAAAAGGAAAAACAACTATGGCAATATAGAATTCCAATGTTGTTTGGCTGAAGAATATGATATTGATCCGAAGGACAATCGTTTTTATTTCTTTAATCCGTTCTCTGTACAGATTTTTATGAAAATCATCAATAACATATTGCTTTCCTTTGAAAAAGAACCGCGCCAAATCGAGCTGATTTTATTTTATCCTTCACAGGATTATATTTTTTTCCTCGAAAATCAAACCGCCTTCGAGATGAAAGACGAAGTGATGTTACCTGGCTTG